The proteins below come from a single Mercenaria mercenaria strain notata chromosome 3, MADL_Memer_1, whole genome shotgun sequence genomic window:
- the LOC123523493 gene encoding tripartite motif-containing protein 2-like translates to MATGSGNVLDIATRSFRENLKCSVCLDILKSPKALACLHTFCEECIQSNINANMNGRQRSIICPECRQQTTPPENVAPTEWARQLPTNWPLMGFIERLNNYPANSVVPETEGEVGGQNSVNARDLEECEQIENCQMHPGNKFMFYCREHSAILCEKCKNAVHRWGCTVVTFDSLALDEAITNNTTRIENQFRDIHQKLENTAEAMRKNIHAVGDKVDNFQLRLLQLRNKVDLLLNEMQLELSSTEFRDQNKTRFTQYQNSTITECDSLREAMKFSRSEMDVIKRYGTPAQRFIATEQLRRLMPMFERAADDSAKSAKLTEIRREGIEILSSILRMQKNMKNVEGITVKVVN, encoded by the coding sequence ATGGCCACGGGCTCGGGAAACGTTTTGGATATTGCAACTAGAAGTTTTCGGGAGAATTTGAAATGCTCAGTATGTCTGGATATATTAAAGTCACCGAAGGCCCTCGCGTGCCTTCATACTTTCTGCGAGGAATGTATTCAGTCGAATATAAATGCTAACATGAACGGACGCCAAAGATCTATAATATGTCCAGAATGTCGACAGCAGACGACACCGCCGGAAAATGTTGCTCCGACGGAGTGGGCTAGACAACTGCCGACGAACTGGCCATTGATGGGCTTTATTGAAAGATTGAATAATTATCCAGCGAATTCCGTCGTCCCCGAGACGGAAGGCGAAGTTGGTGGACAGAATTCAGTGAATGCGCGAGACCTTGAAGAATGTGAACAGATAGAAAATTGCCAAATGCATCCTGGGAACAAGTTTATGTTTTATTGTCGCGAACACTCGGCAATCCtttgtgaaaaatgtaaaaatgctgTTCATCGATGGGGCTGCACAGTTGTGACATTCGATTCGTTAGCATTAGATGAAGCTATAACTAATAATACCACAAgaattgaaaaccagtttcgtgACATACACCAAAAGCTAGAGAATACCGCTGAAGCCATGAGGAAAAATATCCACGCTGTAGGGGACAAGGTCGATAATTTTCAGTTACGTCTGCTACAACTTCgaaataaagttgatttattacTTAATGAAATGCAGCTGGAACTGTCTAGTACCgaatttcgagatcaaaataaaACAAGGTTTACACAATATCAAAACAGCACAATTACAGAATGCGACAGCTTGAGAGAGGCCATGAAATTCAGCAGGTCGGAAATGGATGTAATTAAAAGGTATGGAACGCCAGCACAGCGTTTTATAGCCACCGAGCAGCTGCGCAGACTTATGCCAATGTTTGAGAGGGCGGCAGACGACAGTGCCAAATCTGCTAAGCTCACGGAAATAAGACGTGAGGGTATTGAAATTTTGAGCAGTATATTACGTATGCAAAAGAATATGAAAAATGTGGAAGGTATAACAGTAAAAGTTGTTAACTGA